ACTCTGTACAGCACAGAAGGGGAACTGGTCAAAAGCTGTGTTCACAGCTATGACATGCTTGTCAGCAATAACAACTGGGTTGAACAGCGTCCGGAGGATTTTTGGAACGCTGTCTGCGTATCCACAAAAGAGTTAGTGCAGGACATCGACGTGAACGACATTGCCGCCATATCCTTCAGTGGCCAGATGATGGGGTGCATCTGTGTGGATAAAGAGGGCAAGGCGCTTAGAAACGCTTTGATCTGGGCAGATATGCGCGCTACTAAAGAAGAAGAAATGATCCGTGAGCGCATCAGCGAGGAAGATTTTTATCATCTCACAGGCCATAAGATCAGCCCGTCCTACGGCGGACAGAAGCTGATGTGGGTTAAAAATAACGAGCCTGAAATTTATGAAAACACCTATAAAATGCTCAACTGCAAGGATTATATCATTCTAAAGCTTACCGGTGAATTCGTCACGGAGTATACGGACGCCTCCTCTACCAACCTGTTGGATTTAAACAAGCTGGAATGGTCTGACCGCCTTTTGGAAGTCATGGGGATCGACCGTGAAAAAATGCCGGCACTGTTAAAATCCACAGACATTGCGGGGACCGTCACAGATGAAGCGGCAAAAGCCTGCGGACTGGTTTCTGGAATCCCTGTTGTCTGCGGCGGTGGCGATGGTGTCTGCGCGGCCGTTGGCACTGGCTGTACCAAGGAAGGCATTGCCCACAGCTGTATGGGTACATCCTCATGGATTTCCATCACCACAGAAAACCCAATCTACGATGAAGAAATGCGCACCTTTACCTGGGCGCACATTGTGCCGGGCTATGTACTGCCAACTGGGACCATGCAGTGCGGCGGCGGCTCCTACAGCTGGTTTACAAAGGAGCTGTGCAAGTACGAAAGCCTGCTGGGCGAACAGCAGGGGATCAGCAAATATGACCTTCTGGAACAGGAAATTAACGATTCTAAGCCAGGAGCCAATGGACTGCTGTTCTTACCTTACCTGATCGGCGAGAGAAGCCCGCGCTGGAATCCAAAGGCAAAGGGCGCCTTTATCGGTCTTAAAATGGAAACCGAAAAGAAGGATATGGTGCGCGCGGTGCAGGAAGGCGTTGCCTTTAACCTGGGCGTGGTCATGGATGTTTTCAAGGGTAAGGGCGTTGCGATTGACGACATGATCGTCATTGGCGGCGGCGCACAGAGCGATGCATGGCTCCAGATTTTAGCGGATGTTTACAACATCAATATCCAGAAACCAAACTACCTGGAAGAGGCGACCTCCATGGGTGCAGCCATTACAGCAGGTGTGGGCGTCGGCGTCTTTGAAAACTTTGACGTCATTGACAAGTTCCTGAAGATTGAAGAGACAAAGACACCAAATACAGATAATCAGCCGGTTTACAGTGCCATGAAGCCAATTTTTGACGAAGCTTATTTTGCGCTGACCGGGGTCTTTGACAAGCTTTCTGAATTTACGAAATAAATAAAGAGAAATATAAAGCAGCACATAGGCAAAGCCGTGCTGCTTTTTTGTGTGTGGAGAAGTGATACCGCTTGCATTTGGGGTAAATTCGCGGTAAACTGGTAGAGTATAATAAGGATTGGAGTAAAGAAAATGGCAGTAGATAAGGTAAAGGCATATTTTAAACAGTACGGTATGGAAGATCAGGTTAAGGAGCTGACAGCTTCAACTGCGACCGTTGAGCTGGCCGCAGAGGCTGTAGGTGTGATCCCTGCCCGAATCGCAAAAACACTGTCCTTTAAACGATATGACGAGTGCGTTCTCGTTGTGGCAGCAGGCGACACAAAAATTGATAATCGAAAATTCAAGGATGAGTTTGGCGTAAAAGCAAAAATGCTGTCGCCGGATGAGGTTTTGGAATTTACAGGCCACGCAGTTGGCGGTGTATGCCCCTTTGGCATTGAAAACCCGGATGTGGAGGTCTATCTGGATGACTCTCTCAAGCGCTTCGATACAGTATTTCCGGCCGCTGGCAGCAGCAATTCCATGATCGAGCTTTCCTGTGACGACCTGTTTCAGTATTCCGGCGCACTGAGCTGGGTGGATGTGTGCAGGCTTAAGGAGTGAGCATGAAAGAAAATAAATACGATGATGATGTGTTTTTTAAAAAATACAGCGAAATGAACCGCTCCCGTCAGGGCTTGGCAGGCGCAGGGGAATGGTCTGAGCTGCAAAAGCTTTTGCCGGATTTCAAGGATAAGCGTGTGCTGGACTTAGGCTGCGGCTATGGCTGGCACTGCCTGTATGCCGCAGAGCACGGCGCGGCCAGCGTGCTGGGCGTGGACATCTCTGAGAAGATGCTGAATACAGCGAGGGAAAAGAACAGCCACGAGCGAATCTGCTACAGACAGTGTGCCATGGAGGATCTGGATTTTGCAGAAAATTCCTTTGATGTGGTGCTCAGCTCGCTGGCGTTTCATTATATACAGGATTTTTCTGCACTGGCGGAGAAAATAAGCCGTTTTACTGCCCCGGGCGGCGATTTTATCTTTTCGGTGGAGCACCCGGTCTTTACCGCTTACGGCACGCAGGACTGGTATTATGATGACGCGGGTGAAATTTTACATTTTCCGGTAGACAATTATTATTATGAAGGTAAGAGGAAGGCTGTTTTTCTGGGGGAAGAGGTGACCAAATACCATCGGACACTCACCACCTATCTCGATACATTGCTGCAAAATGGCTTTGAGCTGCAGCACATTGTCGAACCCCAGCCTCCGGTGGAAATGCTTGATTTGCCGGGTATGAAGGATGAAATGCGGCGCCCTATGATGCTGTTGGTGTCCGCTAAAAGAAATAAAAAGCTCTGATATAGTAAAACCTGAGGGTTTTGAAAAAGAAAGGGGCAATAGCTATGATAACAATCGTACCGCTTTTATTGCTGCTGTGGTATATTTTGACTTTGGCGGCGGGATGGAAGATGTTCGAGAAGGCCGGCGAGCCGGGATGGAAATCTTTTATTCCTTTCTACAATGAGTACACGGTGTACAAATTTTCGTGGAATACAATGATTTTCTGGATCAATTTTATTTGTGTGGTGCTGAGCAGACTGCTCGGCAATAGCGATATGGGCCTCCTCATCTTAATTGCCGGTGTGCTGAACCTTCTGTCAGCCGTTCTTTATGTTGGCATCAGCTATAAGCTGGCGCAGTCCTTTGGACAGGACGTGGCCTTTACCATTGGTCTGATCATACTGCGGCCTGTCTTTATTCTGGTGCTTGGCTTCGGAAGTGCGGATTATATTGGCCCGGAAGGAAGCCGTTCTTTACATTGATTTGGGCAAATGCCCAAAAAGTAGTTAACAAAAGCTGAAAGATATGTTATAATAAGGCTCAAATGAGTTTAACCATTGCCGTCAGGAAGCTCTTTCTGACGGCGATGTCATTTTATAAGATTTTTGTTTGAAGGAGTGAATGAAATGGTTGATGAAGAAAACTGCACCCATGACTGCAGCACCTGCGGATCAGACTGTGCTGACCGTGAGGGCGGTGCACCGGACTTTATGGTCAAGGCGCATCCCTGGAGTCAGGTTAAAAAAGTAATTGGCGTTGTCAGCGGCAAGGGCGGCGTTGGTAAATCCCTCGTAACCTCCACACTGGCGGTACTGCTCAGACGTAAAGGATTATCTACCGGCATTCTGGATGCCGATATCACAGGCCCGTCCATCCCCAAGGCTTTTGGAATTACCCAGAAGGCTCAGGGAAGCGACAAGGGCATTTATCCGGTTAAGACAAAAACCGGCATTGATTTAATGTCCATGAACCTGCTTTTGGAAAACGACACCGATCCTGTTGTCTGGAGAGGCCCGGTAATCGCCGGCGCGGTAAAGCAGTTCTGGAGTGATGTTATCTGGGAATACGAAGACTATCTGTTTGTGGATATGCCGCCGGGAACCGGCGATGTGCCGCTCACGGTATTCCAGTCACTGCCTGTCAATGGGATTATCATTGTGACCTCTCCTCAGGAGCTGGTATCCATGATCGTTGAAAAGGCTGTAAACATGGCAAACATGATGGACATTCCTATTTTAGGCGTTGTTGAAAACATGAGCTATGTGGAATGCCCGGACTGTGGTAAAAAGATTGCTGTTTTTGGCGAAAGCCATATTGACGAAGTCGCAGCGGAAAAGGGCCTGAAGGTTCTGGCCAAGCTGCCAATCGACCCGGAAACCGCCTCACTGGTGGATGCCGGCAAAATCGAAGACTTTAAGGGAGACTGGCTGGACGGCGCCGCAGACGTTGTCGCCGCTTTATAAAAACATCTGAACAACGGGGCCTGAGGGTCTCGTTGTTTTTCTCTATCCTAAAAAATGCGGAGGGCATATGAAAAAAACACTTGAAAGCGCCTTTGTCACCACCCTTCCGGTCCTGTTTGGCTATCTGTTTACCGGCATTGCCTTTGGTCTGCTTTTAAGCAAGGCCGGCTACGGCGTGCTGTGGGCAGCGCTCATCAGCACGGTGGTATACGCAGGCTCCATGCAGTTTGTACTGGTAACCTTTTTTGACGGCGGGCTGAGCCTGTTCACCATCGCCATGATGACTTTTGCCATCAATATCCGCCATTCCTTTTACGGGCTGTCCTTTATTCAGAAGTTCAAGGAAATGGGGAAAAAACGCCTGTACATGATCTTTTCATTGACCGACGAAACCTATTCACTGCTTTGCTCGGCAAAGACACCGGAGGGGGTGGATGAAAAGCGGTATTACATGGCCATCGCTCTGATGGACCAGATTTACTGGATTATCGGCAGTGTGCTTGGCTCGGCGGCTGGCGCGCTCATTACCTTTGACACCACAGGGATCGACTTTGCCATGACAGCCCTGTTCATTGTTATTTTTGTTGAGCAGTGGCTGGAGGCAAAAAACCATCTTCCTGCCCTGGTCGGCCTGGCAGCTGGGATCATCTGCCTTTTGATCTTTGGCCCTGGCAATTTTATTCTGCCTTCTCTTTTGAGCTCGGTGCTTTTGCTGATGCTGCTTAAGGCGCGGCTGGACGTAACAGAGGAAGCCGATAAGGCAGATAAAGAACAGGAGGGTGTGCAATGATTGGAACTTCACAGGCTTTTTTGATTGTGGCGGTGGTGGCGGTCTGTACCTTTATCACCAGAGTGCTGCCCTTTGCGCTTTTTGGGCGTAAGGACCCGCCAGAGTGGGTGCTGTACCTTGGAAGGATTCTGCCGCCGGCAGTCATTGCGATTCTTGTGGTGTACTGTTACCGCAACGTCGCCCTGAACGCGTGGCCCTTTGGGCTGCCCGAGTTTATTGCCATGGCAGCTGTGGTGGCACTGCATGTCTGGAAGCGGAACAATCTTATCAGCATCGGTGTGGGAACCATATTGTATATGGTTTTAATTCAGGTTGTTTTTGTATAATAAGAAAAACAGCGATAAGGGGTAGAATAAATGAGAAAATTTGTCGAATTTAACGATGTATATAAACGCTATAAAATGGGCGAGGTGACCATCAACGCTGCCAATGGCATTTCATTTGGCATCGAGGAAGGTGAGTTCGCCATTGTGGTTGGTCCCAGCGGCGCCGGAAAGACAACCGTACTCAACATATTGGGCGGTATGTCCGGGTGTGATGAGGGCCAGGTGTTTGTGGGCGATAAGGAGGTCTCAGCGCTGAACGCCAGAGAGCTGGCAACCTACAGGCGCTATGATACCGGCTTTGTCTTTCAGTTTTATAACCTGATCCAGAATCTGACGGCTGTGGAAAATGTTGAGCTGGCAACACAGATCTGCAAAGACCCTATGGACGCGCGCGAAACGCTGGCGAGCGTTGGACTTGAGGATCGTATGGATAACTTTCCATCTCAGCTGTCCGGCGGGGAACAGCAGCGTGTGGCCATTGCGAGGGCACTGGCAAAGCGGCCAAAGCTGCTGCTCTGTGACGAGCCCACTGGCGCCCTGGATTACAGCACCGGTAAAAATATTCTGAAGCTTTTGCAGGATAC
The DNA window shown above is from Eubacterium limosum and carries:
- the xylB gene encoding xylulokinase — translated: MKKYLLAHDLGTSGNKATLYSTEGELVKSCVHSYDMLVSNNNWVEQRPEDFWNAVCVSTKELVQDIDVNDIAAISFSGQMMGCICVDKEGKALRNALIWADMRATKEEEMIRERISEEDFYHLTGHKISPSYGGQKLMWVKNNEPEIYENTYKMLNCKDYIILKLTGEFVTEYTDASSTNLLDLNKLEWSDRLLEVMGIDREKMPALLKSTDIAGTVTDEAAKACGLVSGIPVVCGGGDGVCAAVGTGCTKEGIAHSCMGTSSWISITTENPIYDEEMRTFTWAHIVPGYVLPTGTMQCGGGSYSWFTKELCKYESLLGEQQGISKYDLLEQEINDSKPGANGLLFLPYLIGERSPRWNPKAKGAFIGLKMETEKKDMVRAVQEGVAFNLGVVMDVFKGKGVAIDDMIVIGGGAQSDAWLQILADVYNINIQKPNYLEEATSMGAAITAGVGVGVFENFDVIDKFLKIEETKTPNTDNQPVYSAMKPIFDEAYFALTGVFDKLSEFTK
- a CDS encoding YbaK/EbsC family protein, translating into MAVDKVKAYFKQYGMEDQVKELTASTATVELAAEAVGVIPARIAKTLSFKRYDECVLVVAAGDTKIDNRKFKDEFGVKAKMLSPDEVLEFTGHAVGGVCPFGIENPDVEVYLDDSLKRFDTVFPAAGSSNSMIELSCDDLFQYSGALSWVDVCRLKE
- a CDS encoding class I SAM-dependent methyltransferase — encoded protein: MKENKYDDDVFFKKYSEMNRSRQGLAGAGEWSELQKLLPDFKDKRVLDLGCGYGWHCLYAAEHGAASVLGVDISEKMLNTAREKNSHERICYRQCAMEDLDFAENSFDVVLSSLAFHYIQDFSALAEKISRFTAPGGDFIFSVEHPVFTAYGTQDWYYDDAGEILHFPVDNYYYEGKRKAVFLGEEVTKYHRTLTTYLDTLLQNGFELQHIVEPQPPVEMLDLPGMKDEMRRPMMLLVSAKRNKKL
- a CDS encoding DUF5684 domain-containing protein — encoded protein: MITIVPLLLLLWYILTLAAGWKMFEKAGEPGWKSFIPFYNEYTVYKFSWNTMIFWINFICVVLSRLLGNSDMGLLILIAGVLNLLSAVLYVGISYKLAQSFGQDVAFTIGLIILRPVFILVLGFGSADYIGPEGSRSLH
- a CDS encoding Mrp/NBP35 family ATP-binding protein, encoding MVDEENCTHDCSTCGSDCADREGGAPDFMVKAHPWSQVKKVIGVVSGKGGVGKSLVTSTLAVLLRRKGLSTGILDADITGPSIPKAFGITQKAQGSDKGIYPVKTKTGIDLMSMNLLLENDTDPVVWRGPVIAGAVKQFWSDVIWEYEDYLFVDMPPGTGDVPLTVFQSLPVNGIIIVTSPQELVSMIVEKAVNMANMMDIPILGVVENMSYVECPDCGKKIAVFGESHIDEVAAEKGLKVLAKLPIDPETASLVDAGKIEDFKGDWLDGAADVVAAL
- a CDS encoding AzlC family ABC transporter permease; its protein translation is MKKTLESAFVTTLPVLFGYLFTGIAFGLLLSKAGYGVLWAALISTVVYAGSMQFVLVTFFDGGLSLFTIAMMTFAINIRHSFYGLSFIQKFKEMGKKRLYMIFSLTDETYSLLCSAKTPEGVDEKRYYMAIALMDQIYWIIGSVLGSAAGALITFDTTGIDFAMTALFIVIFVEQWLEAKNHLPALVGLAAGIICLLIFGPGNFILPSLLSSVLLLMLLKARLDVTEEADKADKEQEGVQ
- a CDS encoding branched-chain amino acid transporter permease gives rise to the protein MIGTSQAFLIVAVVAVCTFITRVLPFALFGRKDPPEWVLYLGRILPPAVIAILVVYCYRNVALNAWPFGLPEFIAMAAVVALHVWKRNNLISIGVGTILYMVLIQVVFV
- a CDS encoding ABC transporter ATP-binding protein, which translates into the protein MRKFVEFNDVYKRYKMGEVTINAANGISFGIEEGEFAIVVGPSGAGKTTVLNILGGMSGCDEGQVFVGDKEVSALNARELATYRRYDTGFVFQFYNLIQNLTAVENVELATQICKDPMDARETLASVGLEDRMDNFPSQLSGGEQQRVAIARALAKRPKLLLCDEPTGALDYSTGKNILKLLQDTCRREKMTVALITHNQAITPMADRVIKMKNGKVEDMYLNAEPMSVERIEW